The Lachnospiraceae bacterium KM106-2 nucleotide sequence AATCAAGATTAGAATACTTTGTCTTCCAATAAAGATACTTAACAATAAGACTACCAGGACATAATATGGCATTTCAAACAGGTCATGAGATACCCCTTCTAGTCCATCCGCATTATTACTGGTTGCCTCGATGGCACGTTCATGCTCTTCAAAAAATATAGAGTCTTCATGGTAAGGATAGTCCATCGTAAGTAACTTCTTACAAGTATCTCTTAGCAATTCCATTCGGAAATTAGTCAAAATAGGATATCCACAGTTAAGGATTAAATTTTTGGCAAATCCAAATAGAGATGCAAGTATAAAGTATCCAGCTACTACAGTCAGCAAGTAATGAGTACTTGCATTATCTCCTTTCATAAATTCAGTAATTAATACTTTGGGTAAAATTACTGATAAGAATGGATAAACGGTAGCTACAATCATGTAGAGAACTGATAATACGATAATAAGCCGGCAGGATTTCATTATTTTCCTGAGCAATTTTTTCAGTGTCAAACCGACTGGATATTTATTATCTTTCATTTACTCCTTCTTCCTTTCAATCTTTTATTTGTTTTGTAAATTCATATATTATATCAGCCAAAGACTTAAAGGTCTCTGGCAAAATATCATAACATACAAGACGACTTCTCTTTTTCTCATTTTTGATCAATGCTGTAATGAGTTTGCTTTGTAACAATAAGCTCATATGGTGAGACACCGTAGCCGGTGTTAAGGAAAGTTCCTCTGCAATTTCTTGAACATACATCGGGCGTTTTTGTAATAAACGTAAGATCTTTAATCTACTTTCATCTGAGATTGCTTTTGTCGCATCCATCAGAAATCGCTCTCTCTTCTTCTTATCTACCTCATGCTCCGTTAATTGATATACATACAAGCCTACAATTACAGTTAGGGATTCCATCTCTTCCTCTAGATAATAAGAGATAGAATTATAGCCCATAATACTAATACTGATATCAAGATCCTCTCTCTCTAACTCAATTCCAAACCCTTTCTTAGTCAATCTTTCACGATATTCAGGCTGTTCAATATACCAGATTAATTGCTTGATATCCTCTTCCACAATAAAGGCATATTTCTTTAATACCTTTGCGACACGATTTAATAATGATACGGTATTGGAATAAAATTCAGCTCTTCTATGATAAATAGTTACTAATACCATCTGCTCTGCCATTTCTAGATCAGAATGATTTATCGCAGTAAAAAGCTGATCAAAATCAGTAAAATGATCTACTTCCTTTCTGACATTCGCCCAACCATAATAAATATCTTCAATAAATGCTAATATGTAATCGACGAATTGGTCTTTACTCACATCACACTCCCCATGAAAAAGATAGTATTTCGCAAACTGCGCATATACACTCTGGGATGGTTCATCCCCTTCAATACAGGATAGAAACCATTCATCGTCTGGTATTAGAGATTCTATTTCTTTCATTACCAATTCTTTATATGCCTCATATCTGGAGAAAATTTTCTCAATATCTTCTCTCTTTTCTCCATCTTGTATCCTGTGTTTTATAATCTCCTCTACGGAGTCTTTCTTATATCTGGCTAATGCTAATGCTGCCTCAAAAAACCATCTTGGTTCTTTCTGCAATTTCCAATTCATATCCGCACCTCTTTTACCATATTCTTCATGTTAGATATTAATCTATCATCATCTTAGATGTCTGTCAATCATCATCGATAATTACCTAATAAAATAAAGTTGTAATCCAATTAAAGTTTGTTTATAAGGCAGTTTATTTATCTTTTTAACGCGTTAACTAAAAAAAAGATAGAGACCCATTACTAGGTCTCTATCTCTTTTATCTAAAACTAATCTTCATCCATAAAATTCATATTGATGACATAGATCATCTTACCTGGGCATAAGCGAATCTCTCTCATGTAGTTATAATATAATAACTCTTCTAATGACATACCGAAATATTCTAAGATATCATCTAAAGATTCATTTTCTTTAACAACATAAGGAACTACAGATCCTCTACGATTCCTACGATCTAAACCCTCACCTTGCATAAAGTTTCTGCCACAATATGGGCAGTTCTTTCTAGCACAGCCATTACAGCATTTTCTTCTACAAGTCTTTGTTTCTGGAACTTTAGCTGTCTTACAAGAATACTCTGGCATCTTTGCCGTATAGGATGGATTTAATTCACGTTTACAACTCATCTTACGCTCTTTCATCCTATCATCTGCTGCACAACCACAGGAAGCCTTCTCCTCTACTTTCTCATACTCACAAGCTCTTCTTTCTTTACAGTCTTCCATGAAGTCATCCATATCATATTCTCTTGCTTTAGCTGGTTTAAAGTAACAATTCTCTTTATACTCATAATCAGCCTCTTTCTTACATTTACAATCATCCATGTAATCTTCCATCACATACTCTTTTCTCTTTGCTGGCTTATTGTAAGGACAAGTATCCTCATACTCATATTTAACCTTACGCTGATCCTGATCTGGATAAATCATAAAGATTCCCTCTGTTACAGGCTCTTTATACATAACCTCAGTTTTTGCCTTCCGAGATGGCTTTTTAGCTGGACATGGCTTCTGAACTTGACATGGTTTCTGATCTGAATATGGTTTTTGCACTGGATATGGTTTTTGCACTGGATATGGTTTTTGTACTGGACATGGTTTTTGTGCTGGGCATGGTTTCTGTGCTGGACATGGCTTCTGTGCTGGGCATGGCTTTTGTGCTGGACATGGCTTTTGTGCTGGGCATGGCTTTTGTGCTGGACATGGCTTTTGTGCTGGACATGGCTTTTGTGCTGGGCACTCAGGACAGTCTGGACATGGCTCTGGTTCTGGACATGGTCTCTGTGCTGGGCATTCTGGGCATGGCCTCTGTGGAGGACATGGTCTTTGTGGAGGACATGGCCTTTGTGGAGGACACTCTGGACAATCTGGACATGGTTCTGGTTCCGGACAAGCTGGACATGGTCTTTGAGGTGGGCACGCTGGACATGGCTCTGGCTCTGGACACGATGGGCATACTGGACAAGGTTCTGCTTCCGGACATGATGGGCATACTGGACAAGATGGACACTCTGGACACACTTGCTGTTCTGGACTTATATCAACATCGGGCACGACTGGTACGTTTGGACGTACGGGAGCATTTGGTTTTGATGGTCTCATTGGTCTTTCAGCATTCGTCGGAATACAAATTGTAGTTCCAACCTGAAGATTATAAACATCAGCATTTGGATTAGCACGCAAAATGAGAGCTAAAGGTACATTGTAAGTCTTACTTAATTTATATAAAGTATCTCCTCGTTTAATGGTATATGACATACCATCACATTCTCTACTAAAATTCGAGAACTGATTCCTATTACTTCTATCTTCCATAGTTACCTCCCACGCAAAATAACATTTTTGTTGTCAAAAATAATCACCCTGAATAGCGATTACTCACAATTATTATATTCACGCATGGACTTTTGGTACTTTTTTCGGATAAGTTTTTTATTGTTCTCTCAAGTTTGCAACGATTAACCCTACAACCTCATTATAACTTTGTACTCCTTTTACCTGTGCATTCGCTTTTAGATACGTATCATTGACTTTATCTGACACTTCCGCAATCTTTCCTTCATACTTACCCCAGAAAGCATTTCGCTTCTCAATCTCTAAATTCGCCGTCTTACACAATTGATTCCTAATCTTGCCATATGACTCTAAATCGTAACCACGAAGTTCACTCATACAATAACTATAAGCTACCAGATAGCCACTATATTGGAATCTCACATCACTGCTATTGGCACACGCTAGAATACTAATAAAGTTCGCCTCTTCCTCCTGCATAAATCCTCTCAAATGAGCCAATTCATGTAGTACGGTAAATGCTTTATAATAATCCGGCATATCATCATTATAATTTGCTTCTACCGTAAATGGTGAATATACTCCGCTTAATTGCTGATAGGATAAGATTTCAGAGACAACGAGTCCTTTTGGTCTTGGATAATAACCAGTAAGACTTTTATATTTCTTGGAAAGCGCTTTCATAATTTGTGGCGCTTCGCTGACCATAGACGAATCCGTCACCAGTACACCATCTTTGGATTTCGGTATCTTTTTTTCTAAAGCATTGATCTGGTCACTCAAATACTGACATACCTGAACCAGTTCTTCTTTATCATATTTCTTTCCTTCTAAATGTTCGGCCTCTATAAAACTAGTGCGATAATAATTTACCCCACAATTCATGACATATAGAAATGCAATGATTGATAACAAGAGATAGATCGTACTTAATTTAGATCCTATTGTCTTACTCGTATTTCGTTTCTTTAATTTAACAGCAATACTCATAATGAGGCTGCTGATTCCCCATAAGATAATTCCATATACTAAAAATTCTACAACAGAAAATGGTAACCAATTCGATATCCAGGCAAAAATAAACGATACCTTTGCATATATGTATTGATTAAACCAATCTGCAAATCCTTGTATGTTCTGAGCTGCTGCATATATCACAACTGCTGCAATCAACAATATGGTTGCAACAATTATTTTTCTCTTCTCATGCTTTTTCAAAACCATATGAACTCCTTCCCTGTCTTTATCTTATGAGTATAACAGTCTCCAAATTATGCTGTCAAAAGGGAGTGTCCCCCTTTTCTAGCAAATACTTGAATTAAGCACGAATAATGTAGTCTTTCTTTCTTGGTGATGCCACTGGATAAATACCATCTGCATATCCTAAAATACAAATTCCGATCCCTTCATAATTCTCATCTAATCCCCAATGTTTTAGAAGTTTCTTACCTTCCTCAGTCTCTAACATTTCTTTGGCACGATTGATCCAGCAAGAGCCTACCCCTACTGCGTGAGCCGCATTCATCAAATTCCCCATAACAAGACTGCCATCTTTTACATAATTATAATTTGTCTTATCTGCTACAACGATAACTGCTGTTGGCGCACCATAGAAAGGATCTCCTTCCGTTCCCATGATCATCGCATTCATCTTTGAAAGACGTTTCACAAGTTCTTTCTCCTGTGCAACGATCATAACAGGTGATTGTTTATTTTTTCCCGTTGGTGCATAAGTTCCTGCTCTTAAAATTGCATTCAATTCTTCCTCTTTGATCTGAGTCTCTTTATATTTTCGAATACTTCTTCTTGTCTCTAAATTTTTTAGTGTTTCATTCATCATATTTCTCATCCTTTCGAACTCTTTTTCACTTTATTTTACGGCAAATTGATAGATAAAACAAGAGACCGGTATGTTCCGGTCTCTTTCATCTTTCTATAAGATCAATATTCTTGGTTGATAAGATATTTTCTGAATTAGAATCTCATTTCCGGATAATAACAGGATAATCCTAGTTTACATCTAGTAACTCGATCTTCCGGCATTTCCATCTTATCAAAAAATTCTTCCTCACTCTCACATACTTTGGCGATTTCTACATTTCTAGCAACCATCCGTATATCCTCACATACACATTCCCACTCATCACTTCTTCCAACAATTTTACACGCTGTAATCCCCATTTTAACAAAACGATAAATTGCACAAAGTCCACAGGCATTCGGATGAAAATGATCCAGATAGATCATATCATTTAGCTCGGTTGCATTTCTTGTCTTAAAATCATCTTTCTCCATTTTAATTTCATTAGGTGATTGAATAATACTGCTGCACACAGAACACTTCTCACTCCGATGGAAGCCTAAACAGTTAGAATCCGAGTACATACATCCATTCCTCATCATAAAGACTTCATATTCTACTTCTTTTACTTCCTTTGTTATTTTCTCAATCTCCTCCACAGACAGATCTCTCGGAAGAATAATTCTTTTCGCTCCTTCTTTCGCATAAAATCGAGCAATATCAGAATTATATACTCCACTGATCGTGCTGATCACGCTGGGTAAGCCAATTTCTTCTGCTATCTTTACTAACTCCACACAGGAGACGATCACCCCATCGACACCAACTTTTTTTAGCTCCTGAAAGTATTTTCGGATATAAACGAACTGTTCCTTGGAATACATGCTTGAATTAAATGTCACATAGATCAACTTCTCAAATTTCTTGATCTCTTGAATAATCTGAAGCACCTTTTGAAAATCATGTGGATTGGCTCGCTCTTTATAACCGGACATACGGTTGATATCCGCATATTCACCAAATTCTTTCCACCATGCATTATCATAAAAACCAATATAAAATTCACCTGCACCTGCATCCATGTAATCCTGCATATGCTCGATATTATTTAGTGGTACTAAGACTCTCATTGCTCCTCCTCCCATTCAATTGGAAAATAGATCAACCGATACTCTGAAAGATTTTTCAGCTGTACCGTTTCATTCTTAAAGTAGACAGCCCTTCCAACACGAATCCACTGCATCCCATCCTCTAGATTATAACGGATCAAATTTGTAGAACATTCTAAATGACAATCATTATTTGCTCGAAACTTCTGATCGATCTCCTTACCTATGGAAGCATATTCACAGATTCTTCCCATGGTCACATAACAAAAAGGAGCATGGATTCCAATCGCTATCCCCTCTGGTGCCTCAGCAAAATCAATTGCAGCATGGGTTGGATCAATCTCAACCCCTGTGATACCATAATCCTTGATCCATTCAGATAAATACTGATGAAAGATCTTAGGTTTTAATGTCATCTGAAAATACTCTTGATATCTTGGATCGCGATAATCTTTTACCAGTAATCGTCCCATATTTAACTTGCTATGATAAGTCTTGCTTAAATAATTCATCATGCCAAAATCATTAAATGTAAATTCATCCATTGTTTGGTCCAGTAATGTCTTAAATAGATGGATTTTACTAATTCCTTCAGCCAGATCATTCTCTGAAAAAGTAGGCACTACAAGCGTTATCATAATCTGCTTTTGGTCACATAACTCTTTTATTTCTTTTAAATCTTGTTCCCTGATCTGCATAAAATATTTTCCGCAAAAATAGGAACCCACATAAATTCTCTCACACTCTCCATATCGCTCCAAATACTTTGTAAGGGGAGCCTTCCTCAGTATCCGTTTATCGATATCACATAAACTCATGCATCTATGTTCACTCATCTTACTTCTCCATTCTATTCATACTCATTATCCCTTATCTTTTCCAAGAAAATTTTGGATTATGCATGATATGACTTGGGAGCGAGCGCATAAAAAAGTGAGAATTCTACATAACCATGTAGAATTCTCACTTCAGACTGTAGACAATTACTTTGATTCACCCAGTTTCTATCTTGGGGAGAGGTTTGGAGAACTTCGTTCTCCATTTG carries:
- a CDS encoding arsenical resistance operon repressor; its protein translation is MNWKLQKEPRWFFEAALALARYKKDSVEEIIKHRIQDGEKREDIEKIFSRYEAYKELVMKEIESLIPDDEWFLSCIEGDEPSQSVYAQFAKYYLFHGECDVSKDQFVDYILAFIEDIYYGWANVRKEVDHFTDFDQLFTAINHSDLEMAEQMVLVTIYHRRAEFYSNTVSLLNRVAKVLKKYAFIVEEDIKQLIWYIEQPEYRERLTKKGFGIELEREDLDISISIMGYNSISYYLEEEMESLTVIVGLYVYQLTEHEVDKKKRERFLMDATKAISDESRLKILRLLQKRPMYVQEIAEELSLTPATVSHHMSLLLQSKLITALIKNEKKRSRLVCYDILPETFKSLADIIYEFTKQIKD
- a CDS encoding oxygen-insensitive NAD(P)H nitroreductase, translated to MMNETLKNLETRRSIRKYKETQIKEEELNAILRAGTYAPTGKNKQSPVMIVAQEKELVKRLSKMNAMIMGTEGDPFYGAPTAVIVVADKTNYNYVKDGSLVMGNLMNAAHAVGVGSCWINRAKEMLETEEGKKLLKHWGLDENYEGIGICILGYADGIYPVASPRKKDYIIRA
- a CDS encoding collagenase family protease — protein: MRVLVPLNNIEHMQDYMDAGAGEFYIGFYDNAWWKEFGEYADINRMSGYKERANPHDFQKVLQIIQEIKKFEKLIYVTFNSSMYSKEQFVYIRKYFQELKKVGVDGVIVSCVELVKIAEEIGLPSVISTISGVYNSDIARFYAKEGAKRIILPRDLSVEEIEKITKEVKEVEYEVFMMRNGCMYSDSNCLGFHRSEKCSVCSSIIQSPNEIKMEKDDFKTRNATELNDMIYLDHFHPNACGLCAIYRFVKMGITACKIVGRSDEWECVCEDIRMVARNVEIAKVCESEEEFFDKMEMPEDRVTRCKLGLSCYYPEMRF